In Bacillus sp. NP247, one DNA window encodes the following:
- a CDS encoding M20 peptidase aminoacylase family protein gives MASIPNQLTEKLISIRRHLHEYPELSYEEFETTKAIKNWLEEANITIIDSNLETGIIAEISGNNNGPIVALRADIDALPIQEETDLPYTSKIQGKMHACGHDFHTAAMLGAAYLLKEKEASLNGTVRFIFQAAEESGNGACKVVEAGHLKNVQAIFGMHNKPDLPVGTIGIKDGPLMAGVDRFEIEVHGVGTHAAVPDAGVDPIVASSQIVMALQTIVSRNISSSHNAVVSVTNIHSGNTWNVIPEKATLEGTVRTFQAETREKIPALMERIIKGISDALGAKTEFKFYPGPPAVQNDKVLTDFSVQIAEQMNLNVISPTPSMAGEDFSFYQQETPGSFVFMGTSGTHEWHHPAFTVDEKALPISAEYFALLAEEAIHQLLQAKSR, from the coding sequence GTGGCATCCATTCCAAATCAATTAACAGAAAAACTTATTTCTATTCGTCGACATTTACACGAATACCCGGAACTATCATACGAAGAATTTGAAACGACAAAAGCGATAAAAAATTGGTTAGAAGAAGCTAACATTACTATTATTGATTCCAATTTAGAAACAGGAATTATCGCTGAAATTTCTGGTAATAACAACGGACCGATTGTAGCGCTTCGTGCTGATATCGATGCCCTTCCTATACAGGAAGAAACAGACCTTCCATACACTTCAAAAATACAAGGTAAAATGCATGCTTGTGGGCATGATTTTCATACAGCTGCTATGTTGGGTGCGGCTTACTTATTAAAAGAAAAAGAAGCTTCTCTTAACGGAACTGTTCGCTTTATATTCCAAGCTGCTGAAGAAAGTGGAAACGGAGCATGTAAAGTTGTTGAAGCTGGACATTTAAAGAATGTGCAAGCCATTTTTGGTATGCATAATAAGCCCGATTTACCAGTAGGTACAATCGGTATTAAAGACGGTCCACTAATGGCTGGAGTAGATCGATTTGAAATTGAAGTTCATGGTGTTGGGACACATGCAGCTGTGCCTGATGCCGGCGTCGATCCTATCGTTGCATCATCTCAAATCGTTATGGCACTTCAAACAATTGTAAGCCGAAATATTAGTTCTTCTCATAACGCTGTCGTAAGTGTAACAAACATTCATTCAGGGAATACGTGGAACGTTATTCCTGAAAAAGCTACATTAGAAGGAACTGTTCGTACATTCCAAGCTGAAACACGCGAAAAGATTCCGGCATTAATGGAACGTATCATTAAAGGCATTTCTGATGCACTAGGTGCAAAAACAGAATTCAAATTTTACCCAGGTCCTCCTGCTGTTCAAAACGATAAAGTACTCACTGATTTTTCTGTTCAGATTGCAGAGCAAATGAATCTAAACGTTATCTCTCCTACACCATCAATGGCAGGAGAAGATTTTTCTTTTTACCAACAAGAAACACCAGGTTCATTCGTCTTTATGGGAACAAGTGGTACACATGAATGGCATCATCCAGCTTTTACAGTAGATGAAAAAGCATTGCCTATTAGCGCGGAGTATTTCGCCTTATTAGCCGAAGAAGCTATTCATCAATTATTACAAGCAAAAAGCCGTTAA
- a CDS encoding ABC transporter permease, with protein sequence MFNLVYNELYKIFKRKRTIIPFAVIAVLIIGLGWVTVKYLEPETKGWKADYTERTVEIEKKLGMKKEDILTEKSGDELVKEYQLKMKHLDTNTAPASSSPLSFMRDTGFIVFPILLPFILVYASTIFANEYSWGTYKFLTIRPASRFKILTAKFLAIVIFAALLFIFNMIFSVLCGLVIYKFQQPAWSEFIFQDGNIIKQNIFVEASKYYVLSWLPTLVYAAFAFMISVLTRSSGGAIGISLFLALSGGIALIPAARYEWAKYLLPANTDLYGLLKGGSFIDGVTFPFASCMLLLYLVVFLGVSYTVFIKRDLTA encoded by the coding sequence TTGTTTAATTTAGTTTATAACGAACTGTATAAAATATTTAAGCGAAAGCGAACGATTATTCCTTTTGCAGTTATTGCGGTATTAATTATTGGATTAGGATGGGTTACGGTAAAGTATTTAGAGCCAGAAACAAAAGGATGGAAAGCGGATTATACAGAACGAACTGTAGAAATTGAGAAAAAGCTAGGCATGAAAAAAGAGGATATTTTAACAGAAAAGTCAGGAGACGAGCTTGTAAAGGAATACCAGCTTAAAATGAAGCATTTAGATACGAATACAGCGCCAGCAAGTAGTTCTCCACTTTCTTTCATGAGAGATACTGGTTTTATTGTTTTTCCTATTTTACTTCCGTTTATTCTCGTATATGCGAGTACAATTTTTGCGAATGAATATAGCTGGGGAACATATAAATTTTTAACGATTCGTCCAGCGAGTCGATTTAAAATATTAACAGCAAAATTTTTAGCAATCGTTATATTTGCAGCGTTATTGTTTATATTTAATATGATTTTCTCAGTTTTATGTGGTCTTGTTATTTATAAATTCCAACAGCCTGCATGGAGTGAATTTATTTTCCAAGATGGAAATATTATAAAACAAAATATTTTTGTGGAAGCAAGTAAGTATTACGTTTTATCGTGGCTGCCAACTCTTGTGTACGCAGCGTTTGCGTTTATGATTTCTGTATTGACGAGATCTAGTGGAGGCGCGATTGGTATTTCACTATTTCTCGCATTATCGGGGGGAATAGCGCTAATTCCAGCAGCAAGATATGAATGGGCAAAATATTTATTACCAGCGAATACAGATTTATATGGGCTTTTAAAGGGTGGAAGCTTTATTGATGGAGTAACATTCCCATTTGCTTCTTGTATGCTTCTTCTATACTTAGTTGTATTTTTAGGGGTTTCCTATACTGTATTTATAAAACGAGATTTAACAGCATAA
- a CDS encoding ABC transporter ATP-binding protein, which translates to MINEQAIVKVDRLTKRIGSKMLVENISFEVKKGEVVGLLGPNGAGKTTLMRMMVGMIRMTEGEVWIDGQSVKQQFEKTAAKIGAVIETPEFYPFLSGYENLTYFGRMNGNVTEERIDEVVQLLGMGQVIDRKVKAYSLGMRQRLGIAQALIHNPDVLILDEPTNGLDPSGIHEMRMYIKKIAHEQGKAVLVSSHLLSEVELMCDRVIIIQHGEYVATQNIQSDKKEETEEIHIRVDDANKAAKVLEYDVLVKENELIINVKDEEIPNILRILMERNIQVYRVYEERKTLEEQFLELTGGKDIV; encoded by the coding sequence ATGATAAATGAGCAAGCGATCGTAAAAGTTGATCGATTAACAAAGCGAATTGGTTCAAAGATGTTAGTAGAAAATATTAGTTTTGAAGTGAAAAAAGGTGAAGTAGTTGGCTTATTAGGACCAAATGGTGCTGGAAAAACGACATTAATGCGAATGATGGTCGGAATGATTCGTATGACAGAAGGAGAAGTATGGATTGATGGTCAATCTGTAAAACAGCAATTTGAAAAAACTGCTGCGAAAATTGGCGCTGTAATTGAGACACCAGAATTTTATCCTTTCTTAAGCGGCTATGAAAATTTAACATATTTCGGACGAATGAATGGGAATGTGACTGAAGAGCGTATCGATGAAGTTGTGCAACTATTAGGAATGGGACAAGTGATTGACCGTAAAGTAAAAGCATATTCACTCGGTATGAGACAACGTTTAGGAATTGCTCAAGCACTTATACATAATCCAGATGTATTAATACTAGACGAACCAACGAACGGATTAGATCCTAGTGGCATACATGAAATGCGGATGTACATAAAGAAAATTGCACATGAACAAGGAAAAGCTGTTCTTGTCTCTAGTCACTTACTCTCAGAAGTTGAATTAATGTGTGACAGGGTTATTATTATTCAGCATGGAGAATATGTCGCAACACAAAATATTCAAAGTGATAAAAAGGAAGAAACAGAAGAAATACATATACGTGTAGATGATGCGAATAAAGCGGCAAAGGTTTTAGAATACGATGTTTTAGTAAAAGAAAACGAATTAATTATAAACGTGAAAGATGAAGAAATTCCGAATATTCTGCGTATATTGATGGAGAGAAATATTCAAGTTTATCGTGTTTATGAAGAAAGAAAAACGCTAGAAGAGCAGTTTTTAGAATTAACAGGGGGAAAAGATATTGTTTAA
- a CDS encoding FtsX-like permease family protein has product MSLFRLARKNIQTFATKRLKQFMWIAMNTMICFFMVSFRFNEAVISKAGHTLIFVNWFYAMFLFVVFVCIFITYKMTASLLQVRREEFKSYEVVNMTRKEMLCLLCQEQLLIYGGAFVFGLIHGMLFLKLFIIIFMKAVGIQGLTNAPITTYAIMITAVVMITVIIISMWQCCRFTQRLKGEKSYETRRKA; this is encoded by the coding sequence ATGTCTTTATTTCGGTTAGCGAGAAAAAATATACAAACATTTGCTACCAAAAGGTTAAAACAATTTATGTGGATTGCTATGAATACAATGATTTGTTTTTTTATGGTATCATTCCGATTCAATGAAGCTGTAATAAGTAAAGCGGGACATACACTTATATTTGTAAATTGGTTTTATGCTATGTTTCTATTTGTAGTTTTTGTATGTATTTTCATTACTTATAAAATGACAGCCTCGCTTCTACAGGTAAGAAGAGAGGAGTTTAAATCGTACGAAGTAGTGAATATGACGAGAAAAGAAATGTTATGTTTATTATGTCAGGAGCAATTATTAATTTACGGGGGAGCTTTCGTCTTCGGATTAATTCATGGTATGTTATTTTTGAAATTATTTATTATTATTTTTATGAAAGCAGTAGGAATCCAAGGATTAACAAATGCACCGATTACGACGTATGCGATAATGATAACAGCAGTTGTTATGATAACCGTCATTATAATATCAATGTGGCAATGTTGTAGGTTTACACAAAGGTTAAAGGGTGAAAAGTCATATGAAACGAGGAGAAAGGCATGA
- the alsR gene encoding acetoin biosynthesis transcriptional regulator AlsR has product MELRHLQYFVVVAEELHFGRAAARLQMTQPPLSQQIQQLEKEMGVMLFSRTKRKVELTEAGEMFLKEVKKAFEQIEKAVEVAQSAQRGEVGSLSIGFVGAAIYDILPSIVREYRKKFPRVSVALHELSTPDQVHALHDNRIDIGFLRPPIPTQLLELEPIQKLSCTLCLPKAHPLAEKDEIHIEDLRDEPFVFITRPVWPALYDTILSLCRDVGFSPHIVQEATEYQTVMGLVAAGIGITVIPVSANKLYKTEVVYKELCDSNFVAEMSVAYKKMNNNPELLEFLKIAREKKRIEVEDAKAE; this is encoded by the coding sequence ATGGAATTACGGCATTTGCAATATTTTGTTGTAGTGGCAGAGGAGTTACACTTTGGACGAGCAGCTGCTCGTTTACAAATGACACAACCACCGCTTAGTCAACAAATTCAGCAATTAGAAAAAGAAATGGGAGTTATGTTATTTTCAAGAACAAAGAGAAAGGTTGAATTAACAGAAGCAGGGGAAATGTTTTTAAAAGAAGTAAAAAAAGCGTTTGAACAAATTGAAAAAGCAGTAGAAGTTGCACAAAGTGCACAAAGGGGAGAAGTTGGATCACTTTCAATTGGTTTTGTAGGTGCGGCGATATATGATATTTTACCGTCAATCGTCAGGGAGTATAGAAAGAAATTTCCGAGAGTGTCTGTAGCATTACATGAATTGTCAACACCGGATCAGGTGCATGCACTTCATGATAATCGAATTGATATTGGATTTTTACGTCCGCCAATTCCAACGCAATTACTTGAGTTAGAACCAATTCAAAAACTTTCGTGTACGTTATGTTTACCGAAGGCACATCCGCTTGCTGAAAAGGACGAAATACATATCGAAGATTTAAGGGATGAACCGTTCGTATTTATTACGAGACCAGTATGGCCAGCGTTATATGATACAATTCTATCACTTTGTCGTGATGTAGGTTTTAGTCCGCACATTGTACAAGAAGCAACGGAGTATCAAACTGTCATGGGTCTTGTAGCAGCAGGTATTGGAATTACGGTGATACCTGTATCAGCAAATAAATTGTATAAAACAGAAGTTGTGTATAAGGAGCTATGTGACTCTAATTTTGTTGCAGAAATGTCAGTGGCTTATAAAAAAATGAATAACAATCCAGAGTTGTTAGAGTTTTTGAAAATTGCAAGAGAGAAAAAAAGGATTGAAGTGGAAGATGCGAAGGCTGAATAA
- a CDS encoding CidA/LrgA family holin-like protein, which yields MKWWKLSGQILLLFCFAWTGEWIAKQAHLPVPGSIIGIFLLLISLKFNIVKKEWIQDGADFLLKELILFFIPSAVAVIRYKDTLSQYGIDLILIIVISTLCVTLVTGLLTELLLKRKGSPQ from the coding sequence ATGAAATGGTGGAAGTTAAGCGGGCAAATTTTATTATTATTTTGTTTCGCTTGGACAGGTGAATGGATTGCAAAACAGGCACACCTCCCAGTTCCAGGAAGTATAATCGGTATTTTTTTATTATTAATCTCATTAAAATTTAACATAGTGAAAAAAGAATGGATACAAGACGGTGCAGACTTTTTATTAAAAGAACTTATTTTATTTTTCATCCCTTCTGCAGTCGCTGTCATTCGTTACAAAGATACATTATCACAATATGGAATCGATCTCATTTTAATTATCGTGATTAGTACACTGTGTGTCACTCTCGTAACAGGACTTTTAACAGAATTGCTATTAAAGCGGAAAGGATCACCACAATGA